Proteins encoded in a region of the Mycolicibacterium neoaurum genome:
- a CDS encoding acyl-CoA dehydrogenase family protein, which yields MDFALPEHLPTLLQEMDAFIEAEIKPLERENMQYFDRRREFARTDLDNGGVPRREWEDLLDEMRRRADAAGWLRYGLPEEFGGRGGSNLDMAVIREHLAHKGLGLHNDLQDESSIVGNFPQVIMMSRFGTAAQKAEWIEALLTGTRSMAFGLTEPDHGSDATWLETTAVRDGDDWVINGAKRWNTGVHRATHDLIFARTSGESGSAVGITAFLVPTDTPGFSVPYYWWTFNMPSDHGEVELDDVRVPSDAVLGEVDHGLEVGQTFLHENRIRQAASSLGAAQYCIDRAATYAGERVVFGKPLSVNQAVQWPLAELQTEAQMVRLLVYYAAWHLDRDHHMEVSDKVSMANYRANRLVCEAADRAMQIHGGIGYSRHEPFEHIYRHHRRYRITEGAEEIQIRRVAQRMLKFGRK from the coding sequence GTGGATTTCGCGCTACCGGAACATCTTCCCACTCTGCTCCAGGAGATGGACGCCTTCATCGAGGCCGAGATCAAGCCGCTGGAACGCGAGAACATGCAGTATTTCGACCGTCGGCGTGAGTTCGCCCGCACCGATCTCGACAACGGTGGGGTCCCTCGCCGTGAGTGGGAAGATCTGCTCGATGAGATGCGCCGGCGCGCCGATGCCGCGGGCTGGCTGCGCTACGGGCTGCCCGAGGAGTTCGGTGGGCGTGGCGGCTCCAACCTGGACATGGCCGTCATCCGAGAACACTTGGCGCACAAGGGACTGGGCCTGCACAACGACCTGCAGGACGAGTCCTCGATCGTCGGCAACTTCCCACAGGTCATTATGATGAGTCGGTTCGGCACCGCGGCGCAGAAGGCCGAATGGATCGAAGCGCTGCTGACCGGCACCCGCTCGATGGCCTTCGGGTTGACCGAACCCGACCACGGCAGCGACGCGACCTGGCTGGAGACCACCGCCGTCCGAGACGGGGACGACTGGGTGATCAACGGCGCCAAGCGGTGGAACACCGGCGTGCACCGGGCGACCCACGATCTGATCTTCGCCCGCACGTCCGGCGAATCGGGGTCGGCGGTGGGTATCACCGCGTTCCTCGTCCCGACCGACACCCCGGGTTTCAGCGTGCCGTACTACTGGTGGACGTTCAACATGCCCAGTGACCACGGCGAGGTCGAGCTCGACGACGTCCGGGTGCCGTCCGATGCGGTGCTCGGCGAGGTCGACCACGGCCTGGAGGTCGGTCAGACCTTCCTGCACGAGAACAGGATTCGGCAAGCAGCCAGCAGCCTCGGGGCGGCTCAATACTGTATCGATCGCGCCGCCACCTACGCCGGCGAACGCGTCGTGTTCGGCAAGCCGCTGTCGGTGAATCAAGCCGTGCAGTGGCCGCTGGCCGAGCTGCAGACCGAGGCCCAGATGGTGCGCCTGCTGGTGTACTACGCCGCATGGCACCTGGATCGCGACCACCACATGGAGGTCTCCGACAAGGTGTCGATGGCCAACTACCGCGCCAACCGCCTGGTGTGCGAGGCAGCCGATCGCGCCATGCAGATCCACGGCGGCATCGGATACAGCCGCCACGAACCGTTCGAACACATCTATCGCCACCACCGCCGCTACCGGATCACCGAGGGGGCCGAGGAGATCCAGATCCGCCGAGTCGCCCAGCGCATGCTGAAGTTCGGCCGCAAGTGA
- a CDS encoding NADH-quinone oxidoreductase subunit A — translation MNVYTPILVLGTIAAVFAIVSVGIATLIGPRRYNRAKLEAYECGIEPLLPAADAKIATGQRFPIKYYLTAMLFIIFDIEIVFLYPWAVSFDSLGLFAVVEMLLFMLTVFVAYAYVWRRGGLSWD, via the coding sequence ATGAACGTCTACACACCGATTCTGGTGCTCGGGACGATCGCGGCGGTATTCGCCATCGTCTCGGTGGGTATCGCCACGTTGATCGGCCCACGCCGCTACAACCGGGCCAAGCTCGAGGCCTACGAGTGCGGAATCGAACCGCTGCTGCCGGCCGCGGACGCCAAGATCGCAACGGGACAGCGGTTCCCGATCAAGTACTACCTGACGGCCATGCTGTTCATCATCTTCGATATCGAGATCGTGTTCCTGTACCCCTGGGCGGTGTCTTTCGACTCGTTGGGCCTGTTCGCAGTCGTCGAGATGCTGTTGTTCATGCTCACGGTCTTCGTGGCCTACGCCTATGTCTGGCGGCGAGGTGGTCTGTCATGGGATTAG
- a CDS encoding CoA transferase, translated as MVTGPLDGIRVLELGTLISGPFAARLLGDMGAEVIKIELPTTPDPLRTWGQAELEGHHFFWTVHARNKKAVTLDLRTGRGRELFLELVDRTDVIVENFRPGTLEKWDLGYEVLKDRNKGIILVRVSGYGQTGPDAGKAGYASVAEAASGLRHMNGFPGGPPPRLALSLGDSLAGMFAAQGALAALYRRTITGEGQIVDTALTESCLAVQESTIPDYDVGGVVRGPSGTRLEGIAPSNIYQSANGSWVVIAANQDTVFRRLCAAMGQPELATDERFVDHVARGRNQDELDAIIGAWAALRQPDDIISTLSEAGVISGPINTVAEVVEDPQLRSRGMIADHWDERIGRFVKGPGIVPVLSESPGSIRNAGSSRPGQHNDEIYTGLLGLSAEELEALRTEGVL; from the coding sequence ATGGTCACCGGACCGCTGGACGGCATCAGGGTGCTCGAACTCGGGACCCTGATCTCGGGGCCGTTCGCCGCCCGACTGCTCGGTGATATGGGCGCCGAGGTCATCAAGATCGAGTTGCCGACCACCCCGGACCCGTTGCGCACCTGGGGACAGGCCGAGCTCGAAGGACACCACTTCTTTTGGACGGTGCACGCCCGCAACAAGAAGGCCGTCACCCTCGACCTGCGCACGGGCCGCGGCCGGGAACTCTTCCTCGAGCTCGTCGACCGTACCGATGTGATCGTGGAGAACTTCCGCCCCGGCACCCTGGAGAAATGGGACCTCGGCTACGAGGTGCTCAAGGATCGCAACAAGGGCATCATCCTGGTACGGGTCTCCGGCTACGGCCAGACCGGACCGGATGCCGGCAAGGCCGGCTACGCCTCAGTGGCCGAGGCGGCCAGCGGCCTGCGCCATATGAATGGTTTCCCGGGGGGACCACCACCGCGGCTGGCGCTGTCCCTCGGCGACAGTCTGGCGGGCATGTTCGCCGCCCAGGGTGCCCTGGCCGCGCTCTATCGACGCACGATCACCGGTGAGGGCCAGATCGTCGACACCGCGCTGACCGAGAGCTGCCTGGCCGTGCAGGAATCCACCATCCCCGACTATGACGTGGGCGGCGTCGTGCGCGGCCCGTCGGGCACCCGGCTGGAAGGTATTGCGCCGTCGAATATTTACCAGAGCGCCAACGGCAGCTGGGTGGTCATCGCCGCCAACCAGGACACCGTCTTCCGCCGGTTGTGCGCGGCGATGGGTCAACCTGAGCTGGCCACCGATGAACGATTCGTCGACCACGTCGCACGCGGGCGCAATCAGGACGAGCTCGATGCCATCATCGGCGCCTGGGCTGCGCTTCGCCAGCCCGACGACATCATCAGCACCCTGTCGGAGGCCGGGGTCATCAGCGGGCCGATCAACACCGTCGCCGAGGTGGTCGAGGATCCACAACTGCGGTCCCGCGGCATGATCGCCGATCACTGGGACGAACGGATCGGACGCTTCGTCAAGGGTCCGGGCATCGTGCCGGTCCTCTCGGAGTCGCCGGGTTCGATTCGCAATGCCGGGTCGTCACGTCCAGGTCAACACAATGACGAGATCTACACCGGACTGCTGGGACTCAGCGCCGAGGAGCTCGAGGCACTACGCACCGAGGGGGTGCTGTGA
- a CDS encoding nuclear transport factor 2 family protein, whose amino-acid sequence MSAAVADRLFAAIERGDYPDIEALWADDVLVWHTGDTADNDRARALKVIRWFLRATATRRYEILDRRFFDGGFVQQHILHADSSDGASIHLRVCIVIEVGTDGLITRIDEYFDPAEMAPLLGN is encoded by the coding sequence ATGAGCGCAGCCGTAGCGGACCGTCTGTTCGCCGCGATCGAACGCGGTGACTACCCTGATATCGAGGCGTTGTGGGCCGATGACGTCCTGGTGTGGCACACCGGCGATACCGCCGACAACGATCGGGCGCGTGCCCTGAAAGTCATCCGCTGGTTCCTGCGAGCGACGGCCACCCGACGGTACGAGATCCTCGATCGCCGGTTCTTCGATGGCGGTTTCGTCCAGCAGCACATCCTGCACGCCGACTCCAGCGATGGCGCTTCGATCCATTTACGGGTATGCATCGTTATCGAGGTGGGTACCGACGGGCTGATCACCCGGATCGACGAGTACTTCGACCCCGCAGAGATGGCGCCGTTGCTGGGCAACTGA
- a CDS encoding DUF6285 domain-containing protein: MTDLHYRPTAAELVAAVAEFLEGEVRAATGPDSGLADAGAVNFHARVAANVLRTVERELLDTEPAPDLLGFADEASLAAAIRSGDLDGRDAEVLPVLHAVVARRVAVAHPGYDAE; encoded by the coding sequence ATGACCGATCTGCACTACCGGCCGACCGCCGCCGAGCTCGTCGCCGCGGTCGCGGAGTTCCTGGAGGGCGAGGTACGCGCGGCGACGGGGCCGGACAGTGGACTCGCCGACGCGGGTGCGGTCAACTTCCACGCTCGGGTGGCGGCCAATGTCCTGCGCACCGTCGAACGGGAGTTGCTCGATACCGAGCCCGCTCCGGATCTGCTGGGTTTCGCCGACGAGGCGAGCCTGGCGGCAGCCATCCGGAGCGGGGATCTCGATGGTCGCGACGCCGAAGTGCTGCCCGTGCTGCACGCCGTGGTGGCGCGGCGGGTGGCCGTGGCCCATCCGGGCTACGACGCCGAATGA
- a CDS encoding hydroxymethylglutaryl-CoA lyase has protein sequence MNLPAKVDIREVCLRDGLQIEAPISLSAKVELLEAIVATGVREVEATAFVSPSKVPALADAAELAQELHRYRASHDVEFSALVASPNGAKRAIAAGLDSIEYVVSASDAHSRANVGRDTAEATTAIADVTRIAHDSGARVEVIIATAWDCPFDGPTDQRRVLDIASAAVELGVDRIAIADTIGTTTPVRVSALVEAIRPIVDDLPLGAHFHNTRGAGLASAFAAVQAGITRLDASVGGLGGCPFAPGASGNIATEDLVYLLRDSGVSTDVDLDSAIAAARIAQRAVGHELPSALLRAGDRIVG, from the coding sequence ATGAATCTGCCCGCCAAGGTCGACATCCGCGAGGTCTGCCTGCGCGACGGCCTGCAGATCGAGGCGCCGATCTCGTTGTCGGCCAAGGTCGAGTTGCTGGAGGCTATCGTCGCCACCGGAGTTCGGGAAGTGGAGGCGACCGCCTTCGTCTCACCATCGAAGGTGCCCGCACTTGCGGATGCGGCCGAACTGGCCCAGGAGTTGCACCGGTACAGGGCATCTCACGACGTCGAGTTCTCGGCGCTGGTGGCCAGCCCGAACGGGGCCAAGCGCGCCATCGCGGCCGGACTGGACTCCATCGAGTACGTGGTCTCGGCATCGGATGCGCACAGCCGGGCCAATGTGGGACGCGATACCGCGGAGGCGACCACGGCCATCGCCGATGTCACCCGGATCGCCCACGACAGCGGGGCACGTGTCGAAGTCATCATCGCGACGGCCTGGGACTGCCCGTTCGACGGGCCGACGGATCAGCGCCGGGTTCTCGACATCGCCTCGGCCGCCGTCGAACTCGGGGTGGACCGCATCGCCATTGCCGACACCATCGGTACCACCACCCCGGTGCGGGTGAGCGCCCTGGTCGAGGCCATCCGCCCGATCGTCGACGACCTGCCGCTGGGCGCACATTTCCACAACACCCGCGGGGCGGGACTTGCCAGCGCATTCGCCGCCGTGCAGGCCGGCATCACCCGTCTCGACGCGTCGGTCGGCGGACTCGGCGGCTGCCCGTTCGCACCGGGCGCCAGCGGAAACATCGCCACCGAGGACCTGGTCTATCTGCTGCGCGACAGCGGTGTCAGCACCGATGTCGACCTCGACAGCGCCATCGCCGCGGCACGGATTGCCCAGCGGGCCGTCGGCCACGAGCTGCCCAGTGCGCTGCTGCGCGCCGGTGATCGAATCGTGGGCTGA
- a CDS encoding YceI family protein, which yields MDLQDWAGRWRLDAERTTITTHSPTFWGFVHVKSEFDAMDGDAQVDGDKLTGTLRIDAASVRTGIKRRDAHLRSADFFDVETFPTVEIVAESGEVTSPSWVTLHVRLTVKGHESELDLPVHVRNLGGGAVQLSTTATLNRRNLGVDGNLLGMMGDAVGVEAAAVFVRQP from the coding sequence ATGGACCTGCAGGACTGGGCTGGTCGTTGGCGGTTGGATGCCGAACGCACCACCATCACCACGCACAGCCCCACCTTCTGGGGATTTGTCCACGTCAAGAGCGAATTCGACGCCATGGACGGCGACGCGCAGGTCGACGGTGACAAGCTCACCGGCACGCTGCGCATCGATGCGGCGTCGGTGCGCACCGGCATCAAGCGCCGCGACGCCCATCTGCGGTCGGCCGATTTCTTCGATGTCGAGACCTTCCCCACCGTGGAGATCGTGGCTGAGTCCGGCGAGGTCACCTCGCCATCCTGGGTCACGCTGCACGTGCGCCTGACGGTCAAGGGTCACGAATCCGAACTCGACCTGCCGGTCCACGTCCGCAATCTCGGTGGCGGTGCGGTACAGCTGAGCACGACAGCGACACTCAACCGGCGCAATCTGGGGGTGGACGGCAATCTGCTGGGCATGATGGGGGATGCGGTAGGCGTCGAAGCGGCCGCGGTGTTCGTCCGGCAGCCGTAG
- a CDS encoding phosphotransferase family protein encodes MTAQPDQSLAERLATVLGSDRITDLRVLTGGASRATWAFHADDRALILRTGPPDDVHAGMELEAAALRRAAEAGAPVPAVLAADNAGAALGTPYLICDFIGGETIVRRIARTLDTQARARLLDQCAQALAAIHRADPAGIGLPITDPLEQWRAQLDEMGDTTAVFEYAFRWLERNRPVRTPPVLVHGDFRMGNLIVDDGRLAAVLDWELTHIGEALDDLAWFCIRAWRFGAPRELAAGGLGGIEDFVTAYEAAGGAAVDRAALRWWLVAATLRWGVICRYQFERHRSGQTRSVELAAIGRRVCETEYDLLTLLEAA; translated from the coding sequence GTGACCGCGCAGCCCGACCAGTCACTGGCCGAGCGACTGGCCACGGTGCTCGGCTCCGACCGCATCACCGACCTGCGGGTGCTCACCGGCGGCGCGAGCCGGGCAACCTGGGCATTCCACGCCGATGACCGAGCCCTCATCCTGCGCACCGGCCCGCCCGACGATGTGCACGCCGGCATGGAACTGGAAGCGGCCGCCCTGCGGCGCGCCGCGGAAGCCGGCGCGCCCGTCCCAGCGGTCCTCGCCGCCGACAACGCCGGTGCGGCTCTGGGAACTCCCTATCTGATCTGCGATTTCATCGGCGGCGAGACGATCGTGCGCAGGATCGCTCGCACACTGGACACGCAGGCTCGTGCGCGATTGTTGGACCAGTGCGCGCAGGCACTTGCCGCCATCCACCGAGCAGACCCGGCCGGAATTGGTCTGCCTATCACCGACCCACTCGAACAATGGCGGGCCCAGCTCGACGAAATGGGCGACACCACTGCGGTATTCGAGTACGCCTTCCGGTGGCTGGAGCGGAACCGTCCCGTCCGCACACCCCCGGTGCTGGTGCACGGGGATTTCCGGATGGGCAACCTGATCGTCGACGACGGCCGACTGGCCGCGGTGCTGGACTGGGAGCTCACCCACATCGGTGAGGCACTGGACGATCTCGCCTGGTTCTGCATCCGGGCCTGGCGCTTCGGCGCCCCGCGCGAACTCGCCGCCGGCGGGCTCGGCGGCATCGAGGATTTCGTCACCGCCTATGAAGCGGCCGGCGGTGCGGCGGTCGACAGGGCCGCGCTGCGCTGGTGGCTGGTCGCCGCCACGCTGCGCTGGGGGGTCATCTGCCGCTATCAGTTCGAGCGACACCGGTCGGGGCAGACCCGATCGGTCGAGCTCGCGGCGATCGGACGCCGGGTGTGCGAAACCGAGTACGACCTGCTCACCCTCTTGGAGGCAGCATGA
- the nuoD gene encoding NADH dehydrogenase (quinone) subunit D produces MTIETDPPVVMVGGQDWDAVVAAAREHAGERIVVNMGPQHPSTHGVLRLILEIEGETITEARCGIGYLHTGIEKNLEYRTWTQGVTFVTRMDYLSPFFNETAYCLGVEKLLGVTDDIPERASIIRVMLMELNRISSHLVALATGGMELGAMSAMFFGFRGREEILSLFETITGLRMNHAYIRPGGLAADLPDEAMPQLRRLLEVLPEQLRDLEKMLRENYIWKARSKGIGYLDLTGCMALGITGPVLRSTGLPHDLRRAQPYCGYETYDFDVCTDDGCDAYGRYLIRVDEMKQSLRIVEQCVSRLRPGPVMLTDKKLAWPADLELGPDGLGNSPEHIAKIMGSSMEALIHHFKLVTEGIRVPPGQVYVAVESPRGELGVHMVSDGGTRPYRVHYRDPSFTNLQAVAAMCEGGMVADAISAVASIDPVMGGVDR; encoded by the coding sequence ATGACGATAGAGACAGACCCGCCCGTGGTGATGGTCGGCGGCCAGGACTGGGATGCGGTCGTGGCCGCGGCGCGTGAGCACGCCGGCGAGCGCATCGTGGTCAACATGGGCCCACAACACCCGTCGACGCACGGGGTGCTGCGGCTGATCCTGGAGATCGAGGGCGAGACCATCACCGAGGCCCGCTGCGGTATCGGGTATCTGCACACCGGGATCGAGAAGAACCTCGAATACCGCACCTGGACACAGGGTGTCACCTTCGTGACCCGGATGGACTATCTGTCGCCGTTCTTCAACGAGACGGCCTATTGCCTGGGAGTGGAGAAGCTCCTCGGCGTCACCGACGATATCCCCGAACGCGCCAGCATCATCCGGGTGATGCTCATGGAACTGAACCGGATCTCCAGCCATCTCGTCGCACTGGCCACCGGTGGCATGGAACTGGGCGCGATGTCGGCCATGTTCTTCGGTTTCCGCGGGCGCGAGGAGATCCTGTCGCTGTTCGAGACCATCACCGGGCTGCGGATGAACCACGCCTACATCCGGCCCGGCGGATTGGCCGCCGACCTGCCCGATGAGGCCATGCCGCAGCTACGCCGCCTGCTGGAGGTGCTCCCCGAGCAGCTACGTGACCTGGAGAAGATGCTGCGCGAGAACTACATCTGGAAGGCCCGCAGTAAGGGCATCGGCTACCTGGACCTGACCGGCTGCATGGCCCTCGGCATCACCGGCCCGGTGCTGCGCTCCACCGGGTTGCCGCACGATCTGCGCCGCGCCCAGCCCTACTGCGGGTACGAGACCTACGATTTCGACGTCTGCACCGATGACGGTTGCGATGCCTACGGCCGCTATCTGATCCGGGTCGACGAGATGAAACAGTCGCTGCGCATCGTCGAGCAGTGCGTATCCCGGCTGCGGCCCGGGCCGGTGATGCTCACCGACAAGAAGCTCGCCTGGCCCGCCGACCTGGAGCTCGGCCCGGACGGCCTCGGCAACTCACCAGAGCACATCGCCAAGATCATGGGCTCCTCCATGGAGGCGCTGATCCACCATTTCAAGCTGGTGACCGAGGGCATCCGGGTGCCGCCCGGGCAGGTGTACGTCGCGGTCGAGTCACCGCGCGGTGAGCTGGGTGTGCACATGGTCAGCGATGGCGGAACCCGGCCCTACCGGGTGCACTACCGCGATCCGTCGTTCACCAATCTGCAGGCCGTGGCGGCGATGTGCGAGGGCGGCATGGTCGCCGACGCGATATCGGCGGTGGCCTCGATCGACCCGGTGATGGGAGGCGTGGACAGGTGA
- a CDS encoding TetR/AcrR family transcriptional regulator, with protein sequence MAHPSAASDPSSALTAKGRQTREAIELAARKLFAERGFHGTTLADITSAAGKSAAVFYRYFDDKEDLLASLAQSFLHDIVEPSGTKVPLPDSPADTDYFHTVVTGYWNLFKRNIGIMIAVAQLAATQPRFAKVQYEFRRFGMDLVAESVRRAREQGYAQDLEPEHIAAAIALLFENFTVVVVGNPGTALQISDDDAITTLSTIWKKTLYGN encoded by the coding sequence ATGGCGCACCCGTCCGCCGCATCGGACCCATCGTCCGCCCTGACCGCCAAGGGCCGCCAGACCCGAGAGGCCATCGAGCTGGCCGCACGGAAGCTGTTCGCCGAGCGCGGTTTCCACGGCACCACACTGGCCGATATCACTTCCGCCGCAGGAAAGTCCGCTGCGGTGTTCTACCGCTACTTCGACGACAAGGAGGATCTGCTCGCCTCACTGGCCCAGTCCTTCCTGCACGATATCGTCGAACCGTCCGGAACCAAGGTCCCGCTGCCGGATTCGCCCGCCGACACCGACTATTTCCACACCGTGGTCACCGGATACTGGAACCTGTTCAAACGCAATATCGGCATCATGATCGCCGTCGCCCAGCTCGCGGCCACCCAACCCCGATTCGCCAAGGTGCAGTACGAGTTCCGACGCTTCGGGATGGATCTGGTGGCCGAATCGGTGCGCCGCGCCCGTGAGCAGGGCTACGCCCAAGACCTGGAGCCCGAACACATCGCGGCGGCGATCGCGCTGCTGTTCGAGAATTTCACCGTGGTCGTGGTGGGAAACCCCGGCACTGCGCTGCAGATCAGCGATGATGACGCCATCACCACCCTGTCGACCATCTGGAAGAAAACCCTGTACGGCAACTGA
- a CDS encoding alpha/beta hydrolase family protein: protein MTTTEAPAKREYDRIPYLVAYQNNSGVRDVYGGVAELVVLESYLLKPKDKPSDTVLVFMHPIGGGAYLPMINALARAGHHVIYCNSRFRGTDSALLMEKVVEDLGECIKDAKNRLGYDKVVLAGWSGGGSLSVFYQQQAQHPTVTSSPSGDGPDLTKLGLIPADAIMLLAAHISRHGTMTEWMDASILDENDPTRRDPELDLYNPDNPNQPPYTREFLDRYHAAQIARNRRITKWVKEKLAELKAAGRPDDEYAFVVHGTMADPRWLDPTVDPNERAPGQCYLGDPQVVNMSPVGLARFCTLRSWLSQWSYDDANGDAVKAGPDIAVPTLVIGNLADDACTPSHTRRLFEAIGHPDKEMHEIHGANHYYSGPDQRATLREAVGICTDWLHRHGLSI from the coding sequence ATGACGACCACCGAGGCGCCCGCGAAGCGCGAGTACGACCGCATCCCGTATCTGGTTGCCTACCAGAACAATTCCGGTGTCCGCGATGTCTACGGCGGCGTCGCCGAACTCGTGGTCCTGGAGAGCTATCTGCTCAAGCCGAAGGACAAGCCGTCCGATACGGTGCTGGTTTTCATGCACCCGATCGGTGGCGGCGCCTATCTGCCGATGATCAATGCGCTGGCCCGCGCGGGCCATCATGTCATCTACTGCAATAGCCGCTTCCGCGGCACCGACTCGGCATTGCTCATGGAAAAGGTCGTCGAAGATCTCGGCGAGTGCATCAAGGATGCCAAGAACCGCCTGGGCTACGACAAGGTCGTGCTGGCCGGGTGGAGTGGCGGCGGTTCGCTGTCGGTGTTCTACCAACAGCAGGCGCAGCACCCGACCGTCACCTCGAGCCCGTCCGGTGACGGACCGGACCTCACCAAGCTCGGTCTCATTCCCGCCGACGCCATCATGCTGCTGGCCGCGCACATCAGTAGGCACGGCACCATGACCGAATGGATGGACGCCTCCATCCTCGACGAGAACGACCCCACCCGACGAGATCCCGAGCTGGACCTCTACAACCCCGACAACCCGAACCAACCGCCCTATACGAGGGAGTTCCTGGACCGCTACCACGCGGCGCAGATCGCCAGGAACCGGCGGATCACGAAGTGGGTCAAAGAGAAACTCGCGGAATTGAAGGCCGCCGGCCGCCCCGATGACGAGTACGCCTTCGTCGTACACGGCACCATGGCCGACCCGCGCTGGCTGGACCCCACGGTGGATCCCAACGAACGCGCCCCGGGACAGTGCTATCTGGGCGATCCTCAGGTGGTGAACATGAGCCCGGTGGGACTGGCCCGGTTCTGCACGCTGCGCAGCTGGCTGTCACAGTGGAGTTATGACGACGCCAACGGCGACGCGGTCAAGGCCGGCCCCGATATCGCGGTGCCGACATTGGTGATCGGCAACCTGGCCGACGATGCCTGCACGCCCAGCCACACCAGAAGGCTGTTCGAGGCGATCGGGCACCCCGACAAGGAGATGCACGAGATCCACGGCGCCAACCACTACTACTCCGGCCCCGATCAGCGCGCAACGTTGCGCGAGGCGGTGGGCATCTGCACCGATTGGCTACACCGGCACGGGCTGTCGATCTGA
- a CDS encoding NADH-quinone oxidoreductase subunit C encodes MTEHDREVIGTRRGMFGVSGTGDTSGYGRLVREVALPGSSPRPYGGYFDEVVDTLIAILGRDRFTDAVERVVVFRNELTIDVRRAHLLTVAQILRDDAALRFELCLGVSGVHFPDEQDRELHAVYPLMSITHNRRIRLEVTAPDADPHVPSLFSVYPTTDWHERETYDFFGIIFDGHPALTRIEMPDDWVGHPQRKDYPLGGIPVEYHGAQIPPPDQRRSYN; translated from the coding sequence ATGACCGAGCATGACCGGGAGGTGATCGGCACCCGCCGGGGCATGTTCGGTGTCAGCGGCACCGGAGACACCTCCGGTTACGGTCGGCTGGTCCGCGAGGTCGCGCTGCCGGGCAGTTCCCCGCGCCCCTACGGTGGCTACTTCGACGAGGTGGTCGACACCCTGATCGCGATACTGGGCCGCGACAGGTTCACCGATGCCGTCGAACGCGTCGTGGTGTTCCGCAATGAGCTCACCATCGACGTGCGCCGCGCGCACCTGCTGACCGTCGCCCAGATCCTCCGTGACGATGCTGCCCTGCGATTCGAACTCTGTCTCGGGGTGTCGGGGGTGCACTTTCCCGACGAGCAGGACCGCGAACTGCACGCCGTCTATCCGCTGATGTCGATCACCCACAACCGCAGGATCCGGCTGGAGGTCACCGCACCCGACGCCGATCCTCATGTGCCGTCGCTGTTTTCGGTCTATCCGACGACCGACTGGCATGAACGCGAGACCTACGACTTCTTCGGCATCATCTTCGACGGGCACCCAGCGCTGACCCGCATCGAGATGCCCGACGATTGGGTGGGGCACCCGCAGCGCAAGGACTATCCGTTGGGCGGCATCCCCGTCGAATACCACGGAGCCCAGATACCGCCGCCCGACCAGCGGAGGTCCTACAACTGA
- a CDS encoding NuoB/complex I 20 kDa subunit family protein: protein MGLEEQLPGGILLSTVEKVAGYVRKGSLWPATFGLACCAIEMMATAGPRFDIARFGMERFSATPRQADLMIVAGRVSQKMAPVLRQVYDQMAEPKWVLAMGVCASSGGMFNNYAVVQGVDHVVPVDIYLPGCPPRPEMLLNAILKLHAKIAEMPLGVNRAEAVAAAEQAALASPTTIELTGLLR from the coding sequence ATGGGATTAGAAGAACAGCTACCGGGCGGCATCCTGCTGTCCACCGTGGAGAAGGTGGCCGGATATGTCCGCAAGGGCTCGCTGTGGCCGGCGACCTTCGGCCTGGCGTGCTGTGCCATCGAGATGATGGCGACTGCAGGTCCGCGCTTCGACATCGCCCGGTTCGGCATGGAGCGGTTCTCGGCGACCCCGCGGCAGGCAGACCTGATGATCGTCGCCGGCCGGGTCAGTCAGAAGATGGCCCCGGTTCTTCGTCAGGTGTACGACCAGATGGCCGAACCCAAATGGGTTCTGGCGATGGGGGTCTGCGCGTCCTCGGGCGGGATGTTCAACAATTACGCGGTCGTCCAAGGGGTCGATCACGTGGTGCCGGTGGACATCTATCTGCCCGGGTGTCCGCCCCGGCCGGAGATGCTGCTCAACGCGATCCTGAAATTGCACGCCAAGATCGCCGAGATGCCGCTCGGGGTGAATCGCGCCGAGGCCGTGGCCGCCGCCGAGCAGGCCGCGCTGGCATCGCCGACAACCATCGAACTGACCGGGCTGCTGCGATGA